Part of the Arthrobacter gengyunqii genome is shown below.
CCCGTGCACCCTCAACGTTGTCCAGGATCCACTTGATCTTGGTGCCCGAGAAGTACGTGGCCAGCGGCAGGCCAACGCGGTCCTTGTACCGGTCCAGGCCGCCGTCATTGGCCAGCTCGTTCACGGTGGGCTGCGTGCGGGTGTCCTGCCAGACAATGGCGTTGTAGACCGGCTTGCCTGTGGTCTTGTCCCAGACCACTGCCGTTTCGCGCTGGTTGGTAATGCCGACGGCGGCAATATCGTGCCGCGTCAGGTTCGCCTTGGACAGTGCGGTACCGACGACTTCGCGGACGTTGGTCCAGATTTCCTCGGGATCGTGTTCCACCCAGCCGGCGCGGGGGAAGATCTGCTCGTGTTCCTTCTGGCCGGTAGAGACAATGTTGCCGTCGTGGTCAAAAACGATCGCACGGCTGCTGGTGGTGCCCTGGTCAATCGCAATGATGTAACTCTGGTCAGGCATGGTTCGCTCCTTTTACAGGGGGACGTACAGGGATGCGGCGGAAACAGACCGCCCGGGGAAAAGCCTTAGACAGCAGGCATCGGAATGCCGTTGAAGACAATGCCGGCCAGCGCCCCGCCAATGATGGGCCCGACAACCGGCACCCATGCGTAAGCCCAGTCGCTCTTGCCCTTGTTGGGAATGGGCAGCAGCGCGTGGACGATGCGCGGGCCGAGGTCACGCGCAGGGTTGATGGCATAGCCGGTGGGGCCGCCCAGGGAAGCGCCAATGGCAAGCACCAGGAGGGCGACGGCCAGCGGGCCCAGTTCATTGGGGGTTCCACCGAAGGACAGAATGACGAACACCAGCACGAACGTGCCGATAACTTCCGTCACGACGTTCCAGCCGTAGGAGCGGATGGTCGGGCCGGTGGAGAACACGCCCAGGATGTTCTCTGCATCGGGTTCGTCGTCGAACTGTTTCTTGTACGCCAGCCAGGCCAGCACGGCACCCAGCATTGCGCCAAGCAGCTGCGCAACCAGATAGACCATCACGGAGGCAAAGCTGGTCTCCACTCCGGGTGCCAGGTCTGAACCGTTGAAAAGCAGACCCATCGTCACTGCCGGGTTCAGATGCGCGCCTGATTGAACCGCCACGAACACACCGGCAAACACGCCAAGTCCCCAGCCGAAGTTCACCAGGAGGAACCCTCCTCCGTTGCCCTTCGTCTTGCGCAGGGCCACGTTCGCGACCACACCACAACCAAGCAGGATCAGCATTGCCGTTCCCGCAAACTCACTGAGGAATACCTCACCGAGAGTCACCATTGACTTCTCCATCCTTTGATTGGAAACCAGCCGATTGCCCGCTGGCCTGTCTCAACTGTGCCATGGCTCCCTCCCCGGGTGGACCCACAGCCGGCAGCAGCGCCGCCGTCGCATTTGCGAAATACTGCTGTTCTGCATTAGTGCGTTCCAGCGTTGCCCCACACACCGTATCTGCCGGATCGGGAGGCGGTGCGCGAAGACAGAACGTTTCCGCGGTCAGACTTACCGGCCAACCGTACTCGGGCTGAATTCACTCGGCAACCATCATCCTCGGTAGAGTCTTGTGCATGGAACCGGCACCCAAACTTACCCTCAACAACGGCGTCCGCATGGATCAGGTGGGCTTCGGCACCTACAAGGTACCCGCTCCTGACGCGGCGGATCTCGTCACTCTGGCCCTCGGCACCGGATACCGCCATGTGGACACGGCGGCGTTGTACGGCAATGAAGAGGGCGTGGGCGAGGCGGTACGAGAGTTTGTCGCAAACGCGAATGTCAACCGTAATGAGATATTTCTCACGTCAAAAGTCTGGAACACGGACCAAGGTTACGACTCCACCCTGCGTGCCTTCGACGCCACCATGGCACGCCTGGGTCTGGACACCCTTGACCTGTACCTCATCCACTGGCCCTGCCCCGAGCGGGGGTTGTTCATTGACACGTACCGGGCTTTGGAGGAGCTGTACCGCTCCGGCCGGGTTCGCGCCATCGGGGTGTCCAACTTCCAGCCGGACCACCTGCAGCAGTTGATGGACGCCACCGACGTGGTCCCTGCCGTCAACCAAGTGGAACTGCACCCCTGGCTGCAGCAGCGTCCGCTGACCAAGCTGCACCAGGAGCTGGGCATCCGCACCGTTGCCTGGAGCCCGCTGGGCCGCGGTGCCGTCCTCGCCGATCCGGTCATCACCTCCATCGCCGCAGACCTGGGAGTCTCGCCCGCCCGCGTGATCCTGCGCTGGCACATGGAACAGGGGAATATCGCCATTCCCAAGGCCAGTTCCGCCGAGCGCATCGCGGAGAATCTGGACGTCTTTTCATTCGAATTGACACCCGAGCAGCAGGCCGCCATCGCCGGTTTGGACCGGAACCAGCGCTCCGGATCCCATCCGGACAAGGTCAACTAATGCGCACAGCACCACGGGACAGGCAGGTGGCAGACATTAGGCTGACGCGCAGCGCGGATGTCCGCACCCTTGCGGTGGACGGCACCCTCCAGCGCTGCTGGGACTTTCCGGCAGTCCCCGGACACCCCTCGGGTTCCCCGATCTTCATGGTCCATGGGTTCCGCGGCGACCATCACGGCCTGCTGCGCGTGGTGGAGGCACTTCCCCAACACCGGATCCTGGTGCCCGATCTGCCGGGCTTCGGATCCGGGCAGCCGCTGCCGGGAACGCACGACGTCGGGGCGTACGCCGGCTTTGTTGCCGCTTCGCTGTCCTCCGAGATACTTGGCCTCGGCCCGGATACGGTTTTGCTGGGCCACTCCTTCGGCTCCATCATCGCGTCCCGGGTGGCCGCGGAACACCCGGAGCTGCTCAGCGAACTGGTCCTGGTCAATCCCATCTGCGAACCGGCATTGGAAGGCCCCAAAGGCATCACCAGCAAAGCCGCCGAACTTTACTATCTGGCCGCTGCCCGCCTGCCCGAGTCGCTGGGCATGGCCCTGCTGCAGCACCCGGCCATTGTCCGGGGCATGAGCATCTTCATGGCCAAGACCCGGGACCCTGCACTGCGGAGCTGGATCCACGGACAGCACTCCGCCTACTTCAGTGCCTTCGCCAACCGCGACGTGGTGCTGGACGCCTTCCGTGCCTCCATCTCCACGACCGTCCGGGACAGCGCCGAACAGCTGGCCATGCCCGTCCTCCTGATCGCCGCGGAGCGCGACGACCTCGGCTCCGTGGCCGGACAGGAGCGGTTGGCCGCGCTCATCCCTGATGCCGAGCTGCACGTCCTTCCCGGCGTTGGCCACCTGGTCCACTACGAAGCGCCGGCCGAAGCAGCACGGCTGATTTCCGATTTCCTGCTCCGGAGACACGCATGACACTGCGCATAGCCGTGGACGCCCGTTTCACCCGCATCGATCACCATGACGGAATCAGCCGCTACGGCGCCTCCCTGATCGAAGCTGTGTCCCGGCACGCTTCTGTACTGATGCTGATTTCCGATGAACGGCAGCTGGCCCTGCTGCCGGACCTGCCCTGGGTGAAAATCAACAGCCCGCTCTCCCCCGCCGAGCTCCTGGTGGCCCTGCGCGTGAACCGGTACAGCCCCGACGTCGTCGTGTCTCCCATGCAGACCATGGGCAGCTGGGGACGACAGTATCCGCTGATCCTGACCCTGCATGACCTGATCTACTATTCGAATCCGACGCCGCCCGGTTTCCTGCCGCTGCCGGTGCGGGCACTGTGGCGCCTGTACCACCTCGCGTACTGGCCGCAGCGGCTGCTGCTGAACCGGGCCGACGTCGTCGCCACCATCAGCGACACCACCCGCGCGCTCATGCAGCAGCACCGGCTCACCCGGCGTCCGGTCCGCATTGTCGGCAACGCTCCCCAGCCCGGTGCCCTTGTCCGGGATCCCGATGAAGCCCCGGACAAGAGCCTGCTCTACATGGGGTCCTTCATGCCCTACAAAAACGTGGAAACCGTGATCCGCGGCATGGAGCACCTGCCCGGCTACACGCTGCACCTGCTGAGCCGGATCACCCCGGAACGGCGCCGTGAGCTCGAAGCACTCGTGCCGCCGGGGACCGACGTCGTGTTCCACAACGGGGTCAGCGACGAGGAATACGAGGACTTGCTGCGCACCTCCACCGCACTGGTGACGCTGTCCCGGGCCGAAGGGTACGGGCTGCCGATGATCGAGGCGATGGCGCTGGGAACGCCCGTGGTGGCCAGCGACATTCCGATCTTCCGTGAAGTTTCGGGCGGGGCAGCCCTGCTGGCGGATCCGGACAGCCCCAAGGAGTTTGCGGATGCAGTGCTCACGCTGGCGGATCCGCAGCGCTGGCGGCAGGTCTCGGAGGCCGGACTGCGGCGCGCCGCGGAGTATTCGTGGGACACCTCTGCCGTGCAGCTGGTGGAAGCAGCACAGGAGGCCGTCCGGCAGCATCAGGCCGGCCGTTCAGGCAGGTAGTCCGCCCGGCGGCTTACCTGCCTGAACCGATCAATTCTCGCAGCCGACCCCATCGCCGTCGCGGTCAAACTTGGACTGCCACCCCGGGTCTCCTGCCCGTATCGGTGCAGCACCGGCAGCCTTCACGGCATCGCAGTTCTCATAGTGGACATCCTCCGGGGCGGCCGGCACCGGATCAGGTGCGGGGGCCGGATCAGGTGCGGGGGCTTCTGCGGGGACCTGCACTGTCGCGGGAGCAGGTTCCGGTGCGACGATGACACCGCCGTCGGCAGGAACCGGCTGGTCTGGGCACGATGAGGTGAGGATCCCGCGGATCGCGTCGGATTCAGCCTGTGTCATCCACAGCCCGTATTTGGCCTTCACTGCAGTCTGAAGGGCCACGTACTCACACCGGAATCCCTTGTTCGGTGGAAGCCACGTTGCAGCGTCACCGTCGCCCTTGGCACCGTTGGCGGGGCCGTCCACGGCGAGAAGATTCAGCGGGTCATTGGCGAATGCTTCACGCTGGTTTTGTGCCATCTGCTGGGCCCCCTTCTGCCAAGCGTCGGAGAGAGCCACCACATGGTCGATCTGGACAGCGTTGGAAGTGCCTTCCCCGCGCACGAAGTTGATCACAGACCCCGTGAACGGATCCAGCAGGGTGCCGGCGGCGACAACACAATTGTTCGTCCCCGGCTTGACGCTCACCGATTCCAGGTCGCGCCGGAGGATATCGTTGCGCTGGTCGCAGCCGTTGCGGTCAATGTCCTTCCACGCGGGCCCAAACAGTTCCCGGTCGTAACCGGTCTTCGGAGCCCGGCCCTTGATCGGGATGGTGTCCAGCTGGGCCAGGGCGGTGCCGGCCGCTGCAGGCGCCGGTGCAGCCGCTTCAGGCTCAGGCTCCGGTTCGGGCACCGCCTCGGTGGTCACCTCGGGAGTCGGCTGGGAGGTGGGCTCGGGTTCAGGTGTTCGGACCGGGGCCGGTGTTGCCGAAGCCGACGGCGATGAAGCAGGTGCCGGATCAGAGGCCGGCGAAGGATCCTCGAGCTCGGCGGTGGGAGCAAGGGTGGCGGCCACGATCAGCGTTACGACCGATGCGGCCACCGCGATGGCTCCGCCACGCCGTCCGGCAGGGATCCGGGCCCAGGACCGCCGGCCGGTGACGAGGACGTACAGACCGGTGAGCAGACCGGAGAAGGCCAGCAGTGCCAGGCCGGTGGTGACGTTGTCGGTCATAGGGCTCCTTTCCAGGGATCACTTCCCCACTAAAAAGGTTAATCCGAGTGCGGCAACCGCCTGAATCACGCGGCTCCGGACAGTCCAAGGCTCATTCACTCGCACGGGTCCCGGGCACAGAAACAGGGAAGGGGCGGAACCCGAAAGTCCCGCCCCTTCCCGCTGGCACCAAGGGTTTGGCTACCGCAGCAGATCAGGCCTGCAGTGTCACGATCATTTTGCCCTTGTTGGCGCCCTTCATCAGGTCGATGAAGGCCCGGGGAGCGTTCTCGAGTCCGTCCACGAAGGTCTCGTCGTAGCTGACCTTGCCGTCCTGAAGCCAACCCGACATCAGTCCGGCAAACTCATCGGCGTACTGGTTGTAGCTTCCGACGATGAAACCGCGCAGCGTCAGTTCCTTGCCGATGGCAAGGGCGAGGTTGCGCGGGCCGGTGGGTGCGTCAGTGGCGTTGTACTGGGAAATGGCGCCGCACATGGCAATCCGGCCGTACTTGTTCAGCACCGCAATGGCTGCTTCGAGGTGCTCGCCGCCCACGTTGTCGAAGTACACGTCGATGCCGTCCGCACCGGCGGCCTTTTTCAGTGACTCCTTGACGGGTCCGTCGTGGTAGTTGAACGCCTCATCGAAGCCCAGGTCCAGCAGGTGCTGCACTTTTTCCGCTGATCCTGCGCTGCCGATGACCTTCTTGGCGCCCATGGCCTTGGCGATCTGGCCCACCAGTGATCCGACGGCGCCGGCGGCACCGGAGACGAAGACGACGTCGCCTTCCTTGAACTCTGCAACCTTGGTCAGCCCTGCATATGCCGTCAGGCCGGTCATGCCCAGCACGCCCAGGTAGGCGGAGGCGGGGGCCGCCTCTGTGTCGATGACGCGGGCGCGCTTGCCGTCCAGGACGGCGTAGTCCCGCCAGCCGAGGCCGTGCAGGACTTTGTCGCCGGGCCGGTGTCCCTCGGAACGGGACTCCACCACCTCACCGATGGCACCGCCGTCGAGCGGGGCGTCGATCTGGAAGGGAGGAACGTAGGATTTTACGTCATTCATGCGCCCGCGCATGTACGGATCCACGGACATGTACAGGTTGCGCACCAGCACCTGTCCCTCCTCCAGCTCGGGTACGTCCGTTTCGGAGAGGCGGAAATTCTCGTCAGTGGGCCAGCCTTCGGGGCGGGAAGCGAGCTGGATTTCGCGGCTGGTCTGGGGGTAGTTCGTCATGGACGTACCTTCCTTTGCTGGGCCCGGGGGCCCGGTGGGAGTAGGGAAATTTCAGTGGTCAGCGTGCCGCTGTTCGGAGGGCCTTGGTCACTTTTGTGAGTGTTTCCTGCAGTGCGCGCAATTCTCCGGACTCCAGTCCGGCAGCTTGGGCCACCTGCTGCGGGAGGTGCCGGGCTTTCTCCTGCAGGGCGCGGCCTTCCTCCGTCAGATGGACTTCGACCCGGCGCTCATCGGCAACCGAACGGAGGCGCTGTACCATCCCGGCGGCTTCGAGCCGCTTGAGCAGGGGCGAGAGCGTGCCCGAATCAAGCTCGAGGGATCGTCCGAGGTCCCGAACGGTCACGCCGTCGTTTTCCCACAGCACCGTCAGCACCAGGTACTGGGGATAGGTCAGGCCAAGTTGCTCCAGCAGCGGCCGGTACACCGCGGTGGCAGCCCGGGACGCCGCGTACAGTGCAAAGCAGACCTGCCGGTGGAGGGAATCACTCATCCGCCCAACGTAGCCCACAATTGAGTTGTGCACAACCAATCTTGGGGATCGGTTTTCACGTTTGCGTTCCGGTTTCCCGCCGGATGCCTGCAGGATGGCCCGGCCCGTTGACTGCATCCGGCTCCGGGGGCAGAGTCGGCCACATGCCGCCTCCAAACCCGACAGATCCGCCTCCAACACCGGCAGGTTCGCCAACAGACGCTCCAGCCATCCACGCGGCCGGACTCCTGGTGCGGCGGGGCGGAACCACCGCATTGGACGGCCTGGACGTCACTGTTCCCCGCGGACAGGTCGTAGGACTTTTAGGTCCCAGCGGCAGCGGCAAAACCACCTTTATGCGGGCTGTCGTGGGTACCCAGCGGATCACAGACGGTTCGGTTGAGGTGCTCGGTTCCCCCGCGGGCAGTCCGGGACTGCGCCGCAAAGTCGGCTACCTGGCGCAGGGAGCCGGCGTCTATGACGATCTGAGCGTCCTGGAAAACCTGCGCTACTTCGCCCGGATCGTGGGAGCCCCTGCCACTGACACGGACCGGGTGATCCGGGAAACCGGTCTGGGCGGGCAGGCCGGACAGCTTGCCGGCAGCCTCAGCGGCGGCCAGCACCGCCGGGTCTCGCTGGCCGTGGCCCTGCTGGGCGCCCCGGAGCTGCTGATACTCGACGAGCCCACGGTGGGACTGGACCCGGTCCTGCGGCGGGATCTGTGGAACCTTTTCGCGACGCTGGCCTCACGCGGCGTGAGCCTCCTGGTGAGCAGCCATGTGATGGACGAGGCCAATCGGTGCGGCCGGATCCTGCTGCTGCATGAGGGGCGTCTGCTGGCCGATCTGACGCCGGCGGAGCTGCTGGAACGCACCGGCGCCCCCGATGCCGACAGCGCTTTCCTTACCTTGCTGGGCGCGGCATGAATCCGCCCCTGGCGCTGGCCACGGCGGCACGGGTACTGACGCAGATCCGGCATGATCCCCGGACCGTGGTCCTGCTGCTGCTGGTGCCGAGCCTGCTGATCGGCCTGTTGGCCTGGATTTTCCAGGACACCGGCGTGTTTGGCGACCTGGGACCGGCACTGCTGGGGCTGTTCCCCTTCATGGTCATGTTTCTGGTTACCAGCATCACGACCCTGCGGGAACGCCGTTCCGGCACGTTGGAGCGCCTGATGACGCTGCCGCTGGGGAAGTTCGATTTCATTGCCGGCTACACGCTCGCTTTCGGGCTGCTGGGCATGGTCCAATCCCTGATTGCCTCGGCCTTCGCCGTCTGGGTCTGCGGGCTCGACGTCGAAGGAAGCCTCTGGCTGCTGGTCACGGTGGCTGTGGCCGATGCGGTGCTCGGTGCCACCCTGGGCCTGTTCGTCAGCGCGTTCGCCGGCACCGAGTTTCAGGTCATCCAATTCATGCCCGCCCTGGTGTTTCCCCAGATCCTGCTGGGCGGCATCTTCATCCCCCGGGACCGGATGCCGGCGGTCCTGGAAGCGGTGTCCGACTGGCTTCCGCTGTCCCACGCCGTGGAGGCGCTGAACCTTGTCGCCGACGGCAGCGGTTCCACGGCCGAGATCCTCCGTGAGATCGGCATCCTGGCTGCCTTCGCGGTTGTCTTTGTTGTCCTGGGCGCCGTCACGCTGCGCCGCCGCACAGCCTGAGGCGTCAGCACGGGGAAGGCACGGGGAAGACACAGCGCCGATTTTTTTACGCGCCTTCCCCCGTCCTAAACTACTGATATTCCGGCAGCAGCTGGTGGCCGGTGTGGGCAAAAAGGCACCGTGAGGGAGTTGATGGGCATGGTGGGGCGGGGCGATCCGCTGGGGGAAACGGAAGCGGGAATGGCGGTGGATCTGTACCGCGAAGATGACCACTACATCCTGCACGCCGACCTTCCGGGGCTGGACCCCGGCTCGCTGACCCTCGATGTGGAAGGACAGCTCCTCACCCTTCGGGGTCACCGTACCCTCGGGGATTTTCCCGGAGCGAAGTGGCTGGTCCGGGACCGCCGCCGCGGCCTGATTGAACGGCACATCCTGCTGGGCGATGACATCAGGGCCTCAGCCATCAGCGCGCATTACACCTGCGGCGTCCTTAATGTCCTGCTGCCGGTCGATCCAGACCGCCGGCGGCGGAAGATCCCCGTCCGGTACGACTCCGGTTAGAGGACGTCGGTGCCGTCCACCCGCACGTACACCGGATCCCCGGTGCGCTTGGCTGACACTGCGGCCTTGGTGGCCCGCAGGGCCGCGGTCACGGAGGGCGCCGCGGCGTAGGAGAAGAACAGCAGCGTGCGGTACCGTCCGCCGGAGCCGCCCAGCTGGCCATCTCGGTGGACCGGGGCCGGTCCCGGCGGGTCCTCCAGCGGCGCCGGCCCCACCAGCCGGGTTTCCGCCGGCAGGTCCAGGCGGGGAACAAAAGCCGTGAGAGCCTCACGGGATCCGGTGAGCTCGGCGTACCGCACGGCGGGAGGCAGGCCCAGCTCCCGGCGCAGCTCCAGCTCGCGTTCAGCGGCTCCGGCCGGATCCCAGCGCAGCAGGTGGCCCACGGTGGTGGTGTCATCGGCGGTGACCACCACCAGGCCCTTGTCTCCCGCAGGACGGACCAGGGCTGCGGCGCTGAACCAGCGGCGCAGCGTCTCCTCCCCCGCCCGCAGCGATTCCCGCGACATCATGGCGTTGCCGTCCAGCAGGATGGCCGCGGCATAGCCGGCGGCCGCCACCGGCTCGGCTCCCGGCGTCGCCACCACCAGTGCGGGAGCGTCGGGCACCTCGGCCCGCACATGGTCTCCGGCCGAAGAAATGACAGTGACGGAGGGAAAGGCCCGGCCCAGTTCTTCGGCGGTGCGACCCGCGCCCGCGGCAGATCCGCGCAGCTGGGTTCCTCCGCAGTTGCCGCAGCTCCAGACCGGTTCGGGCCGCCCGCACCAGCGGCACGACGGAATGCCGTTGCGGCTGGCCAGCCCCAACGGGCCGGAGCAGGCACGGCAGCGTGCCGGCTCCCGGCATTCCTGGCAGGAGAGCGCGGGAGAGAATCCGCTGCGGGCCACCTGCACCAGCACCGGACCGCGGGCCAGGCCCTCCTGCGCGGCCTTCCAGGCCGCGTGGGGAATCCGGGCGCGGGCCGCCAGCGGATCGCGTTCCATGTTGAAGGAGTCCACGGTGCTGACCACGCGCGGGGCCAGGGCTCGAACGGTGCTGCGTTCGGCGGTGATGCTCGCGGCCCAGCCGCTGGCCACGAGCCGCTGTGCTTCGGTGCTGCGCGAATGGGAGGCCAGCAGGAGCGCTGAGTTCTCCTCGGCGGAACGCAGCAGCAGGACATCCCTCACATGCTGGTAGGGGGCCCGCTGTTCGGCGTGGAGATCATCGGCATCATCCCAGAGCACCGCCAGCCCCAGATTGCGCACCGGTGCATAGGCAGCGGAGCGGGTGCCGATGACGACCTGCGCGTCCCCGTGCAGGATTTTCAGGAACGAGCGGTACCGGGGCGTGGCCCCGTCATCCGCAGTCAGCCGCACAAAGGCATCAGTCCCGATGCGGGCGGCCAGCGCTTCGCCAACGCGTGTCAGGTCCTTGGCATCGGGAACAACGACGACGGCGCCGCGTCCGGACAGGACGGTGGAGTGAACGGCGGCGGCGATTTCCTCCGGCCAGGCTCCGGGCCCAAACCCGCCCAGCGAGGAGAGCACAGCGCGCGGACTGTGCCCGGCGGCCAGATGTGTCAGGAACCGCGGGCCGTGCGGATACCGCACCCAGGGGTTGGGACCCAACCCTTCAGGGCCCTCGAGGGTTTCCTCCTCCGGCACGTCCGCTTCCCGGGCCTGCACAGTGAATTCCTTGTCCACCCGTGCCGCCCTCGGCGGGATGGCCACCCGGAGCACGTCATGGACGGTGCCGGAGTAACGGGCCGCCACCGCCTCGGCCAGACGCAGGATCTGCGGCGCCAGGACCGGCTGCGGCGAAACGACTTTGCCCAGCGGAACCAGCCGGGCCGAAGTATCTGCCTCCGCCGTGCGCTCCGTGATGAAGCCGGCCAGTTCCTGGCCGCCGAACCGCACCTTGACCCGGGCACCGGGAACGGCGTCAGCGTCGAGGTCCGCAGGCACCAGATAGTCGAACGGACGGTCCAGATGCGGCAGCGGCGAATCCAGCAGCACCCGCGCTACCGGCAGGGCAGGAGCCGCCGGCTGCGTCCCCAGGCTTCGGGCCGGCGACACGAAGCCGTGCAGCAGGGACAGCTGCCCGTTGTCACTGTCCGGTTCGCGGGACATCGGTCCGCTTAGGCGTTGAAGTAGCTGCGGAGGTCCCCGACCTTGTCCTTGCGCTCCCAGGTGAATTCGTCGTCTTCACGGCCGAAGTGGCCGTTGGCGGCGGTCTTCTGGTAGATCGGGCGCTTCAGGTCCAGGGCGTTGATGATGCCCAGCGGCCGCAGGTCGAAGACTTCCTGGATGGCGTCGGCAATGCGGGCCGGATCCACGGTCTCGGTTCCGAAGGTTTCCACGTAGATTCCCACGGGATGGGCCATGCCGATGGCGTAGGCAACCTGGATCTCCGCACGGCGGGCCAGACCGGCGGCAACAACGTTCTTAGCCACCCAGCGCATGGCGTAGGCCGCTGAGCGGTCCACCTTGGACGGGTCCTTGCCGCTGAAGGCGCCGCCGCCGTGGCGGGCGAATCCGCCGTAGGTGTCCACGATGATTTTCCGGCCGGTCAGGCCGGCGTCGCCCACCGGACCGCCGATGACAAACGTGCCGCCGGGGTTGACGATGTGCTTGACCCGGGAGGTGTCCAGATCAGTGCCGGCCAGCACCGGCTTGATGACGTGGGTGGACAGGTCAGCGCGCAGCTGTTCGAGTTCGACGTCGACGGCGTGCTGGGAGGAGATGACCACCGAGTCCACGGAAACCGGGCGGTCACCGTCGTATCCGATGGTGACCTGGGTCTTGCCGTCCGGGCGGAGGTAGCCCAGGGTTCCGTCCTTGCGGACGGCCGTGAGGCGTTCGGAGAGCCGGTGTGCCAGCCAGATGGGCGTGGGCATGAAGACGGCTGTCTCATCCGAGGCGTACCCGAACATGATGCCCTGGTCGCCGGCACCCTGCGCGTCGAGGGGATCAGCCGTGTTGCCGGAGCGGTTCTCCACTGAGTTGAACACCCGCGAGGCGATTTCGGGTGACTGCTGGCCGATGGAAACGGAGACGCCGCAGCGTGCGCCGTCGAAGCCGTTGGCGGAGGAGTCGTAGCCGATGCCGAGGATGGTGTCGCGGACGAGCTGCGGGATCTCGACGTAGCCC
Proteins encoded:
- a CDS encoding MIP/aquaporin family protein; this encodes MTLGEVFLSEFAGTAMLILLGCGVVANVALRKTKGNGGGFLLVNFGWGLGVFAGVFVAVQSGAHLNPAVTMGLLFNGSDLAPGVETSFASVMVYLVAQLLGAMLGAVLAWLAYKKQFDDEPDAENILGVFSTGPTIRSYGWNVVTEVIGTFVLVFVILSFGGTPNELGPLAVALLVLAIGASLGGPTGYAINPARDLGPRIVHALLPIPNKGKSDWAYAWVPVVGPIIGGALAGIVFNGIPMPAV
- a CDS encoding aldo/keto reductase, translating into MEPAPKLTLNNGVRMDQVGFGTYKVPAPDAADLVTLALGTGYRHVDTAALYGNEEGVGEAVREFVANANVNRNEIFLTSKVWNTDQGYDSTLRAFDATMARLGLDTLDLYLIHWPCPERGLFIDTYRALEELYRSGRVRAIGVSNFQPDHLQQLMDATDVVPAVNQVELHPWLQQRPLTKLHQELGIRTVAWSPLGRGAVLADPVITSIAADLGVSPARVILRWHMEQGNIAIPKASSAERIAENLDVFSFELTPEQQAAIAGLDRNQRSGSHPDKVN
- a CDS encoding alpha/beta fold hydrolase, whose product is MRTAPRDRQVADIRLTRSADVRTLAVDGTLQRCWDFPAVPGHPSGSPIFMVHGFRGDHHGLLRVVEALPQHRILVPDLPGFGSGQPLPGTHDVGAYAGFVAASLSSEILGLGPDTVLLGHSFGSIIASRVAAEHPELLSELVLVNPICEPALEGPKGITSKAAELYYLAAARLPESLGMALLQHPAIVRGMSIFMAKTRDPALRSWIHGQHSAYFSAFANRDVVLDAFRASISTTVRDSAEQLAMPVLLIAAERDDLGSVAGQERLAALIPDAELHVLPGVGHLVHYEAPAEAARLISDFLLRRHA
- a CDS encoding glycosyltransferase family 4 protein, translated to MRIAVDARFTRIDHHDGISRYGASLIEAVSRHASVLMLISDERQLALLPDLPWVKINSPLSPAELLVALRVNRYSPDVVVSPMQTMGSWGRQYPLILTLHDLIYYSNPTPPGFLPLPVRALWRLYHLAYWPQRLLLNRADVVATISDTTRALMQQHRLTRRPVRIVGNAPQPGALVRDPDEAPDKSLLYMGSFMPYKNVETVIRGMEHLPGYTLHLLSRITPERRRELEALVPPGTDVVFHNGVSDEEYEDLLRTSTALVTLSRAEGYGLPMIEAMALGTPVVASDIPIFREVSGGAALLADPDSPKEFADAVLTLADPQRWRQVSEAGLRRAAEYSWDTSAVQLVEAAQEAVRQHQAGRSGR
- a CDS encoding GmrSD restriction endonuclease domain-containing protein: MTDNVTTGLALLAFSGLLTGLYVLVTGRRSWARIPAGRRGGAIAVAASVVTLIVAATLAPTAELEDPSPASDPAPASSPSASATPAPVRTPEPEPTSQPTPEVTTEAVPEPEPEPEAAAPAPAAAGTALAQLDTIPIKGRAPKTGYDRELFGPAWKDIDRNGCDQRNDILRRDLESVSVKPGTNNCVVAAGTLLDPFTGSVINFVRGEGTSNAVQIDHVVALSDAWQKGAQQMAQNQREAFANDPLNLLAVDGPANGAKGDGDAATWLPPNKGFRCEYVALQTAVKAKYGLWMTQAESDAIRGILTSSCPDQPVPADGGVIVAPEPAPATVQVPAEAPAPDPAPAPDPVPAAPEDVHYENCDAVKAAGAAPIRAGDPGWQSKFDRDGDGVGCEN
- a CDS encoding NADP-dependent oxidoreductase, with the translated sequence MTNYPQTSREIQLASRPEGWPTDENFRLSETDVPELEEGQVLVRNLYMSVDPYMRGRMNDVKSYVPPFQIDAPLDGGAIGEVVESRSEGHRPGDKVLHGLGWRDYAVLDGKRARVIDTEAAPASAYLGVLGMTGLTAYAGLTKVAEFKEGDVVFVSGAAGAVGSLVGQIAKAMGAKKVIGSAGSAEKVQHLLDLGFDEAFNYHDGPVKESLKKAAGADGIDVYFDNVGGEHLEAAIAVLNKYGRIAMCGAISQYNATDAPTGPRNLALAIGKELTLRGFIVGSYNQYADEFAGLMSGWLQDGKVSYDETFVDGLENAPRAFIDLMKGANKGKMIVTLQA
- a CDS encoding MarR family winged helix-turn-helix transcriptional regulator; its protein translation is MSDSLHRQVCFALYAASRAATAVYRPLLEQLGLTYPQYLVLTVLWENDGVTVRDLGRSLELDSGTLSPLLKRLEAAGMVQRLRSVADERRVEVHLTEEGRALQEKARHLPQQVAQAAGLESGELRALQETLTKVTKALRTAAR
- a CDS encoding ABC transporter ATP-binding protein; this translates as MPPPNPTDPPPTPAGSPTDAPAIHAAGLLVRRGGTTALDGLDVTVPRGQVVGLLGPSGSGKTTFMRAVVGTQRITDGSVEVLGSPAGSPGLRRKVGYLAQGAGVYDDLSVLENLRYFARIVGAPATDTDRVIRETGLGGQAGQLAGSLSGGQHRRVSLAVALLGAPELLILDEPTVGLDPVLRRDLWNLFATLASRGVSLLVSSHVMDEANRCGRILLLHEGRLLADLTPAELLERTGAPDADSAFLTLLGAA
- a CDS encoding ABC transporter permease, which translates into the protein MNPPLALATAARVLTQIRHDPRTVVLLLLVPSLLIGLLAWIFQDTGVFGDLGPALLGLFPFMVMFLVTSITTLRERRSGTLERLMTLPLGKFDFIAGYTLAFGLLGMVQSLIASAFAVWVCGLDVEGSLWLLVTVAVADAVLGATLGLFVSAFAGTEFQVIQFMPALVFPQILLGGIFIPRDRMPAVLEAVSDWLPLSHAVEALNLVADGSGSTAEILREIGILAAFAVVFVVLGAVTLRRRTA
- a CDS encoding Hsp20/alpha crystallin family protein is translated as MRELMGMVGRGDPLGETEAGMAVDLYREDDHYILHADLPGLDPGSLTLDVEGQLLTLRGHRTLGDFPGAKWLVRDRRRGLIERHILLGDDIRASAISAHYTCGVLNVLLPVDPDRRRRKIPVRYDSG